Sequence from the Exiguobacterium aurantiacum genome:
CTGTTAATGTGCGTTTTTGGTGTTTTTTCAGTACAATAACAACTGAAGGATGGTGTGAACTCATGACGAAAGAAACAAAGTCGGGTGATCGCATGAATCAAGCGATGGCCCATAAGAAAAAACGGTCATTTTGGCGTCTCATGATCATGACGATGGTCCTGTTCGCAGGAGCGGTCGTCATCATGCAATTGATTGAACAAGCCGGCAATGACGGACGGGTCGAGGCCGGTGACGATGCGCCGAACTTCAAGCTCGTCAGTCTTGACGGGACGACGATGGTCGAGCGCGAGACATACGACGGCAAAGGACTTCTCCTCAACTTCTGGGGCACGTTCTGTGAACCGTGCGAGAAAGAGATGCCGGTCGTCCAGGACAACTATGCGGCCCTTCAAGACATGGGCGTCGATTTTTGGGCGGTCAACGTCGGGGAGACACCGCTTCGAGTCGACAACTTCGTAAACGACCTCGGCGTCAAACTCGATTATCCAATTTTGATGGACACGCGCAGTGAAGTCGAGAAAGCGTACGGGATTTACAACTTGCCGGTCACGTTTGTCATCGATGCCGACGGCAAGGTAATTGAAAAGTATGAAGGTGAACTCACGAAAGAGAAACTGATGGAGTTGGCCGAGAAGTCATTGTAAGCGAACGGGGGGCGCACAAATGCTAGATATGAAATATGACGGCGCCGATTTACGATCCAAGCGTCGTCCACGGTCATGGATTGATCGGGTGTGGAGTTTTTTTGCATCGGTCAAGGTCGGTCTCTGGCTCATCGGACTCATCATCGTCGGGTCGGCGGTCGGAACGATTTTTCCGCAAGAAATGTATATTCCGCAACAATTGCCGGCGAGCCAGTATTACACGGACGAGTATGGGACACCAGGAACGATTTATTACACGTTAGGATTCCATAACCTCTATACGTCGTGGTGGTACATCACGTTGATCGTCATGCTGACGTTATCGCTCATCGTCGTATCGATCGATCGATTCTTCCCGCTTTATAAAGCATTAAAATACCAACCGGTCCGACGTACCGACCGCTTCATGCGCGGCCAACGTCTGATTGGAGAGGGGAAAGGGTCGGACGAACAAATCGATGCGTTCGGAGAGGCCTTAAAAGCGAAGCGCTATCATGTGAAGCGTGACGGTGATGCCTTGCTCGCTGAGAAATACCGTTTCGGTCGTTGGGGCCCATACGTCAACCACATCGGGCTCGTCATCTTCTTTATCGGGGCGATGCTACGCGTTTTCCCGGCATTCCATACGGACACGCTTGAATGGGTGCGCGAGGGCGATACGGTTCCGCTTGAGGCGACGGATGATGAGTATTATCTTCGTAACGATCAATTCATCTTAGAGATGTATGATCCGGAAAATAATGCCGAAGATGCGAAATTCGCCGAGGCGATCGAGAAGGCGGGCGCCGTCCCGAAAAACTATGAGACGGAATTGACGCTGTTCAAGAAGACCGGGACGAACGAGGACGGATCGCCGCAACTCGAGGAAGTCGATACCGGTTCGACGAAAGTGAACCATCCGTTCAAGTTTGAGAACTATGAAGTGTATCAAGAACAGTATTCGAGTCGACCTGAGTTTTTGTCGATGTCGTTCAACGTCGCTGATAAAGAGACAGGCGATGTGTATGGACCGTTCACGGTCGATTTGACGAATCCGGAGACGACGTATGACCTCGATGGCATCACGGTCAAACTGAACGACCTGTATCCGGACTTCGAGGTCAAGGACGGGCAGCCGAACACGAAATCGCCAAGAGCCCTCAACCCGGCGTTCTTCATGGCGATCGACAATCCGGATGGCACGACCGAATCCAATCTGATTGGCATTCGCTTGAACGTCGCCGACGAGGATAACCGCTACGTGATCCAATTCGCCGGGACGGAGATGGCGAGCACGAGCGGTCTGCGCGTCAAGAGTGACTCGACGTATCCGATTTTGATCGTCGGTGGAATCATCTTCATGGTCGGGATTGTCATGGGCATGTATTGGCCGCACCGTCGCATCTGGATTCGCCGTCATGACGAAACGGACGTGCTCGTTGCCGGTTTCACGAACAAGAACCCGTCCTCGCTCAACCGCGAAATCACACCGCTCCTAGAGAAACATGGATTGCCGATCTGGGAAGATCAGGCACGGTTCGATAAAAAGACGGACGACAACTCAACCAATGAAAGAGGGGAATCATAATGGAGTGGATTCAGTGGAGCAGTCGTTTGCTCTTCATCGCGTTCATCCTGTACGCTGTCGCGACCGTGTTGTTCACGATTGCGGTCAGCGGGATGCGCAAAGGTCAAAACGTCAACCGCATCGCCTACGGCAAATATGCGTTCATCTTGGCGGTCATCGGCTTCATCGCCCAAATGACATATTTTATTTTACGTTGGATCGGGGTCGGCTATGCGCCGGTCTCGAACCTATATGAATACACGACGTTCTTCGGCATGATGATGGTGCTCGGATTCCTCGTCGTGTACGGCATATATAAAAATGATGTGCTCGGCTTGTTCGCCATGCCGGTGGCGCTTCTCGTCATCGCTTTCGCCTCGATGTTCTCGAGCGAAGTGGCACCGCTCATCCCGGCGCTGAACAGCGTCTGGTTGAAAATCCACGTCACGACGGCCGCACTCGGTCAAGGAATTCTCGCCATCAGCTTCGCGTCAGGCCTTATCTTCTTATTGAACGAGACGTCGATGCGGGAACAGTCGAAGTCACGGACATGGCTTGAAATCACGATGTTCGTCCTCATGTGCACACTCGGTTTCATTCTCGTCTCGATGCTCTTCAAGGCGATCGGGACCGGTGGCGTCGTTGAGTTCACGAACGACCGCGGGACACAAGAGTCGTATGAGTACTTTATGCCGATGTTGTTCGTACCGGAAGGGGCTCAGCTCGTTTCTGGTGCGAGCGGACTGTCACTCGAGTTGCCGACGTTCATCAACACGTTGAAATTGAACACGCTCATCTGGTCGGTCATCGCCGGCGTCGTGATTTATGTGGTGCTCCGTTTCGTCATCTTACGGAAACGGATCGCCGAGGCGCTCCAACCGCTCGCGAAGAAGGTCGACCTTGACCTCGCTGATGAGATCAGTTACCGTTCGGTCGCGATCGGCTTGCCGGTGTTCATTCTCGGCGGACTCATCTTCGCGATGATTTGGGCTCAAATCGCCTGGAACCGTTTCTGGGGCTGGGACCCGAAAGAAGTGTGGGCGCTCATCACGATGCTCATCTATATCTACTATCTGCATATGCGCATCCAGCGCGGTTGGACGGGAACGAAAGCAGCTTGGTTATGTGTCGGCGGCTTCGCCGTCATCATGTTCAACCTGGTGTTCGTCAACCTCGTCATCGCCGGTTTGCACTCGTACGCGTAAAAAAAGAAGTCACTTCGGTGGCTTCTTTTTTCATGCCGCTGTCAACTGACCGTTGTGAAGCCAAATAATAGAGTGGTATAGTTATGAAAGAGAGCGAAATGTTCACAATTGTGCAACATTCGCTACATCTTGTAATGGTTCTTTAGGAGGTTTAGTGGATGGCTAATAAAACAAAAATTTTAGTGGTCGACGACGAGGAAAGAATTCGCCGCCTGTTAAAAATGTATTTGGAGCGGGAACAGTATGTGATCGTCGAAGCGACGAACGGGGAAGAGGCGCTTCAACTCGCCCTTGAGCATAACTTTGATGTCATCCTGCTTGATTTGATGATGCCGAAAATGGACGGGGTCGAAGTATGTACCGAGCTTCGGAAATCGAAGGCGACACCGGTCATCATGTTAACGGCCAAAGGCGAAGAAGTCGATCGTGTCCAAGGGTTCGAGGTCGGGGCGGACGATTACATCGTCAAACCGTTCAGTCCGCGCGAGGTCGTCTTGCGCGTCAAAGCGCTCCTCCGCCGGTCGGGCTCGACGAAATATTTGCGTACGGCCGAAAAATCAAAAGATTTGATCGTCTTCCCGCATTTGACGATTGACAACGATGCGCACCGCGTCACGGTCGATGGGGAAGAAATCGCGCTCACGCCGAAAGAGTATGAGTTGCTGTTCTTCTTGGCCAAGCAAGTCGACAAAGTGTTCTCGCGGGAGCAACTGTTGAAAGAAGTATGGAACTATGAATTCTTTGGAGACCTTCGAACGGTCGACACGCACGTGAAACGACTCCGGGAGAAGTTGAACCGGGTCTCTCCAGAAGCCGCGCACATGATCACGACGGTATGGGGTGTCGGGTACAAGTTCGAAGTCGTCAGTGAGTGATGATTCGCCGGAATAGCATCGTCACGAAACTATGGTTGACGATTCTCGTATTGGTCAGTCTCATCTTGTTCATCGTCTCTGTGTTGATGCTCGAGTTTTTTAACTCGTTCCATATCGACCAGGAGCGGGGGCACTTGGCCAAGCTTGGCGGGCAAGTCCAGTCGGTGTTGCTTCAAGAAGGCGATGCGTCACGGACGGTCGACCAAATCATTGAAGTGTATGGTGCCAACTATATATTAGAGAACGGGACGGTCCGTTCGAACTTTGGAACGGAAGTCGACGAGCTCATGACCGAGCTCGGCCGTCAGGACTGGGAGACGTATCAGGCGGTCGGTGAGACGGCGATTGGAAACTTCTCGTCGTTTGACGATCAGGCGGCACTCGCGTACCGGACGACGTTCTCACTCGAGACGGGCGAATATACGCTCTATTTGATTGAACCGCTCGACGCGATCTCGAGCGCGAACGAAGGGGCCCGGACGATCATCTTTTGGACGGTCGCCTCGGCCATCATCGTCACGACCGTGTTTGCCTTCTTCTTATCGACCCGTATCACGGCACCTCTACGCGAGATGCGCGACGCCGTCAACAAGACGGGAGAAGGTCAGTTCGACCTGCGTCTCGTACAGAAGTCGAACGATGAGATTGGGGAGTTGGCCGGTTCGTTCAACGCGATGAGTAGCCAGCTGTCGACGTACGTGAATGCGCTCGATCGGGAACGGCTCCAACTCGCCTCGATCTTACGGTCGATGGCCGATGGGGTCATCACGCTCGATCGTCATGCGAACGTCATTGTGACGAACCCGCAAGCCCGGCCGCTCTTGATCGACGAGCAACCACATGAAGTCGTGCTGTCACTCTATGAGGACGTCGTCGCCGGTGCACCGGAGAAGACGATTGAAGTGAAACAAGACGATCATTATTATACGTTGACGGTGACCCCGCTTCTCGGCGAGGACGATTTTGAAGGCGCGGTCGTCGTCATCCGTGACACGACCGAGAGCCATCGACTCGACAAGATGCGAACCGATTTCGTTGCCAACGTCAGCCATGAGTTGCGCACACCGCTCGTGACGCTCCAAGGGTATTCCGAGGCGATCATCGACGGCATGACCGAGAGTGACGACGCGACGAAAGAATTTGCGTCCATCATCTACGATGAGTCGCTCCGCTTGGCCCGTCTCGTCAACGACTTACTCGACTTGGCACGAATCGAATCAGGGAAAGAGACGATGCAGTTCACGACGTTTGACCTTGGTGAATTTCTTCCGCGAGTCATGCGCAAGTTCAACCAGATGGCGAACGAGAAAGGCATCGAGCTTGCGACAGAGGCTCCGCGTCATGCCATCGAGGCAGACGGGGACCGCTTGGAGCAAGTGTTCACCAACTTGATTGGCAATGCCATCGCCCATACCGAGTCGGGATCGATTCGGCTCGAGGCGAGCGAGGATGCGGCCGGCTTCGTGATTCGCTTGTCGGACACGGGCAGCGGCATCCCGAAAGAAGATTTACCGTTCGTATTCGAACGATTCTATAAAGCGGATAAAGCTCGAACGAGCGGCGGCAAGGCGGGCACCGGGATTGGTCTCGCCATCGTCAAAAACGTCATCGATGCCCATCACGGAACGGTCGATGTCTCGAGCGCGCTCGGGGAAGGGACGACGTTCACGATTCGTCTCCCATACACGCAACCGCCCACATAACGACAATGGTGACTCCTATGGGTCACCATTTGTGGCATAGAGGAGGCAATGACATGAAGCTGTACACACGAGGCGGGGACAAAGGCGAGACGTCGCTCATCGGCGGTCGCGTCTTAAAAGTCCATCCGCATATCCAGGCGATGGGGCTGTTAGATGAATTGAACAGCCAAATCGGGCTCGCGCTCGCTCATCAGACGGACGAGACACTCCGGACCCAGTTGACGCGAATCCAACACGACTTATTCGACCTCGGCTCGGAGCTGATGTATAAACAAGACCCACCGCAACAAGTCAATATGAAGATCGTCACCGAGCTCGAGACGTGGATCGACGAACTCGAGGTGAAATGCCCCGAGCTCGTCCGCTTCATCTTGCCTGGTGGCAGTGTCGGTGCGGCGAGCCTGCACGTGGCACGGACCGTCTGTCGCCGTGTCGAACGGGAACTCGTCAATGTCGATGCGGCCGTCCGTCAGCTCCCGTACTATAACCGGTTGAGTGATTATTTGTTCACTGCGGCCCGTTACGCCAACGTCGTGGCCGGCGTGCCCGACCAAGAATACGCCCGTGGTGCGGACGTGTTCAAAACGAAAAAGAAAAAGGAGTAGATCAACTTATGAAAGGAATCGAACAATTCCAACAACGACTGCACTATTCGGTCTACCCGACCCAAAAATTCAAGACGACCACATGTCTCGTCTCATTCGC
This genomic interval carries:
- a CDS encoding redoxin domain-containing protein, with the protein product MTKETKSGDRMNQAMAHKKKRSFWRLMIMTMVLFAGAVVIMQLIEQAGNDGRVEAGDDAPNFKLVSLDGTTMVERETYDGKGLLLNFWGTFCEPCEKEMPVVQDNYAALQDMGVDFWAVNVGETPLRVDNFVNDLGVKLDYPILMDTRSEVEKAYGIYNLPVTFVIDADGKVIEKYEGELTKEKLMELAEKSL
- the resB gene encoding cytochrome c biogenesis protein ResB, coding for MLDMKYDGADLRSKRRPRSWIDRVWSFFASVKVGLWLIGLIIVGSAVGTIFPQEMYIPQQLPASQYYTDEYGTPGTIYYTLGFHNLYTSWWYITLIVMLTLSLIVVSIDRFFPLYKALKYQPVRRTDRFMRGQRLIGEGKGSDEQIDAFGEALKAKRYHVKRDGDALLAEKYRFGRWGPYVNHIGLVIFFIGAMLRVFPAFHTDTLEWVREGDTVPLEATDDEYYLRNDQFILEMYDPENNAEDAKFAEAIEKAGAVPKNYETELTLFKKTGTNEDGSPQLEEVDTGSTKVNHPFKFENYEVYQEQYSSRPEFLSMSFNVADKETGDVYGPFTVDLTNPETTYDLDGITVKLNDLYPDFEVKDGQPNTKSPRALNPAFFMAIDNPDGTTESNLIGIRLNVADEDNRYVIQFAGTEMASTSGLRVKSDSTYPILIVGGIIFMVGIVMGMYWPHRRIWIRRHDETDVLVAGFTNKNPSSLNREITPLLEKHGLPIWEDQARFDKKTDDNSTNERGES
- the ccsB gene encoding c-type cytochrome biogenesis protein CcsB, encoding MEWIQWSSRLLFIAFILYAVATVLFTIAVSGMRKGQNVNRIAYGKYAFILAVIGFIAQMTYFILRWIGVGYAPVSNLYEYTTFFGMMMVLGFLVVYGIYKNDVLGLFAMPVALLVIAFASMFSSEVAPLIPALNSVWLKIHVTTAALGQGILAISFASGLIFLLNETSMREQSKSRTWLEITMFVLMCTLGFILVSMLFKAIGTGGVVEFTNDRGTQESYEYFMPMLFVPEGAQLVSGASGLSLELPTFINTLKLNTLIWSVIAGVVIYVVLRFVILRKRIAEALQPLAKKVDLDLADEISYRSVAIGLPVFILGGLIFAMIWAQIAWNRFWGWDPKEVWALITMLIYIYYLHMRIQRGWTGTKAAWLCVGGFAVIMFNLVFVNLVIAGLHSYA
- a CDS encoding response regulator transcription factor; protein product: MANKTKILVVDDEERIRRLLKMYLEREQYVIVEATNGEEALQLALEHNFDVILLDLMMPKMDGVEVCTELRKSKATPVIMLTAKGEEVDRVQGFEVGADDYIVKPFSPREVVLRVKALLRRSGSTKYLRTAEKSKDLIVFPHLTIDNDAHRVTVDGEEIALTPKEYELLFFLAKQVDKVFSREQLLKEVWNYEFFGDLRTVDTHVKRLREKLNRVSPEAAHMITTVWGVGYKFEVVSE
- a CDS encoding sensor histidine kinase — protein: MIRRNSIVTKLWLTILVLVSLILFIVSVLMLEFFNSFHIDQERGHLAKLGGQVQSVLLQEGDASRTVDQIIEVYGANYILENGTVRSNFGTEVDELMTELGRQDWETYQAVGETAIGNFSSFDDQAALAYRTTFSLETGEYTLYLIEPLDAISSANEGARTIIFWTVASAIIVTTVFAFFLSTRITAPLREMRDAVNKTGEGQFDLRLVQKSNDEIGELAGSFNAMSSQLSTYVNALDRERLQLASILRSMADGVITLDRHANVIVTNPQARPLLIDEQPHEVVLSLYEDVVAGAPEKTIEVKQDDHYYTLTVTPLLGEDDFEGAVVVIRDTTESHRLDKMRTDFVANVSHELRTPLVTLQGYSEAIIDGMTESDDATKEFASIIYDESLRLARLVNDLLDLARIESGKETMQFTTFDLGEFLPRVMRKFNQMANEKGIELATEAPRHAIEADGDRLEQVFTNLIGNAIAHTESGSIRLEASEDAAGFVIRLSDTGSGIPKEDLPFVFERFYKADKARTSGGKAGTGIGLAIVKNVIDAHHGTVDVSSALGEGTTFTIRLPYTQPPT
- a CDS encoding cob(I)yrinic acid a,c-diamide adenosyltransferase produces the protein MKLYTRGGDKGETSLIGGRVLKVHPHIQAMGLLDELNSQIGLALAHQTDETLRTQLTRIQHDLFDLGSELMYKQDPPQQVNMKIVTELETWIDELEVKCPELVRFILPGGSVGAASLHVARTVCRRVERELVNVDAAVRQLPYYNRLSDYLFTAARYANVVAGVPDQEYARGADVFKTKKKKE